Proteins found in one Magnolia sinica isolate HGM2019 chromosome 5, MsV1, whole genome shotgun sequence genomic segment:
- the LOC131246606 gene encoding uncharacterized protein LOC131246606 — MASISRLSNPSFSSHSSSSSLRSRSSELKISIDFHSISSIRRGFPSSKLSIRRNHVERSSLTVRCSQIDGNGAQTKKTTLHDLYDKQGQSPWYDNLCRPVTDLLPLIASGVRGVTSNPTIFQKAISSSNAYDEQFKKLVQEGKDVEDAYWELVIKDIQDACKLFEQIYDETDGADGYVSVEVSPRLADKTDETVDAAKWLHKVVDRPNVYIKIPATAECIPSIKQVISHGISVNVTLIFSLPRYEAVIDAYLDGLEASGLSDLSRVTSVASFFVSRVDTLVDKMLEKNGTPEALDLRGKAAVAQAALAYKLYQKKFSGPRWEALVKKGAKKQRLLWASTSVKNPAYSDTLYVAPLIGPDTVSTMPDAALQAFIDHGVVSRTIDANVSEAEGVYSAIEKMGIDWNEVGSLLELEGVESFKKSFDSLIGSLKEKADNLKLVSL, encoded by the exons ATGGCTTCCATTTCCAGGCTCTCAAACCCTAGCTTCTCTTCtcactcttcttcctcttctctcagATCTCGATCCTCCGAGCTGAAAATCTCGATCGATTTCCATTCAATCTCCTCGATTCGAAGAGGATTTCCGTCTTCTAAGCTCTCGATTCGAAGAAATCATGTCGAGAGGAGCTCGTTGAC TGTTAGATGTTCTCAAATTGATGGAAATGGTGCCCAAACAAAGAAAACAACTCTTCATGATCTATATGACAAGCAGGGGCAGAGCCCTTGGTATGACAACCTCTGCCGTCCAGTAACTGATTTGCTGCCATTGATTGCGAGCGGTGTTAGAGGTGTTACCAGCAACCCAACA ATTTTCCAGAAAGCGATCTCATCATCAAATGCCTATGACGAACAATTCAA GAAGCTTGTTCAAGAGGGAAAAGATGTTGAAGATGCATACTGGGAGCTTGTGATAAAAGACATCCAAGACGCATGCAAACTTTTCGAACAGATATATGACGAAACAGATGGGGCAGATGGCTATGTATCTGTTGAAGTTTCTCCTAGGCTTGCTGACAAGACTGATGAAACTGTGGATGCTGCTAAGTGGCTGCACAAAGTGGTTGACCGCCCCAATGTCTACATAAAGATCCCTGCAACAGCAGAATGCATTCCTTCTATCAAGCAAGTTATTTCACATGGAATAAGTGTAAATGTGACT ctcattttctctcttccacGATATGAAGCTGTCATCGATGCTTACTTGGATGGTCTTGAAGCTTCTGGACTGAGTGACCTTTCCAGAGTTACCAGTGTGGCATCTTTCTTCGTCAGCCGTGTCGATACTCTCGTGGACAAGATGCTCGAAAAGAACGGAACACCTGAAGCTCTTGACCTCCGGGGCAAG GCTGCCGTGGCACAAGCGGCACTGGCATATAAGCTATATCAGAAGAAATTCTCTGGCCCACGATGGGAGGCTCTAGTGAAGAAAGGCGCCAAGAAGCAGAGATTGTTGTGGGCCTCGACCAGTGTTAAGAATCCGGCATACTCCGACACATTGTATGTCGCTCCTCTCATTGGACCTGATACG GTTTCGACCATGCCCGATGCTGCTCTGCAAGCATTCATCGACCATGGGGTCGTCTCGAGGACAATTGATGCAAATGTATCAGAGGCAGAAGGTGTCTACAGCGCCATTGAGAAGATGGGGATTGACTGGAATGAGGTTGGATCCCTGCTGGAGCTTGAGGGTGTGGAATCCTTCAAGAAGAGTTTCGACAGCCTGATTGGAAGCCTGAAAGAGAAGGCGGACAATCTCAAGCTGGTCAGCTTGTAA